A window of Anaerohalosphaeraceae bacterium contains these coding sequences:
- a CDS encoding GNAT family N-acetyltransferase yields MSSFDWKQKYANRVCTAREAMKLIKPGDRIFIGTGCGQPQHLVQALVEYGDHIFDAHIIHLLTMGAAPYVEPKFREKFKMNSFFIAENVRGAMEEGVGDYTPIFLSDIPRQFESGGIPLDVALISVTEPDVNGLCSLGVSVDIVKSAAANAKYVIAQVNRYMPRTLGNSFIHVNSIDAMVPYDEPIITVEPPTSNEVLRKIGQNLSRLIEDGSTIECGIGRIPQAMAEFLHDKKELGVHTEMFGDWIIELIECGAVTCSKKTINNGRVVASFCMGSQRLYDYINNNPFFEFHPTEYVNDPFVIAQHDKMVGINVGLEIDLTGQVCADSLGYRFYSGIGGQVDFIRGCARSRGGKPIIAMPSTAKDDTVSRIVPALTEGAGVVTTRGDVHYVVTEYGIAYLHGKSIRERALALINIAHPKFRKELIQAAKARKYISPDQIEIEWDKVRYPQELEKYETLKDGTEIFLRPVKPTDESALSEMLYSLSPDSVKKRYFTHTKTFPHKDVQKLTNVDYEQNLAIVGVVPGPEGQEEIVAIAQYFLDPKTMTAEVAFIVQDEWQDKGMGSLLLEYLVQIARKRGVKSFYATVLPMNKAMLTIFYNSGYKIHTKFDGEAYSITFDIQ; encoded by the coding sequence ATGTCGTCCTTTGACTGGAAGCAGAAATATGCGAATCGGGTCTGCACGGCCCGCGAGGCAATGAAGCTGATTAAGCCGGGAGACCGGATTTTTATCGGGACCGGCTGCGGGCAGCCGCAGCATCTTGTGCAGGCCCTGGTGGAATACGGTGACCATATTTTTGATGCGCACATCATTCACCTGCTAACGATGGGCGCGGCACCTTATGTGGAGCCGAAATTCCGCGAGAAGTTCAAGATGAATTCCTTTTTCATTGCGGAAAATGTGCGCGGGGCGATGGAGGAAGGAGTGGGAGATTACACGCCGATATTCCTTTCGGATATTCCCCGCCAGTTTGAAAGCGGGGGAATCCCGCTGGATGTGGCGCTGATTTCCGTGACGGAGCCGGATGTCAACGGGCTGTGCAGTCTGGGGGTGTCGGTGGATATTGTCAAGTCGGCGGCGGCCAATGCCAAATATGTGATTGCGCAGGTCAATCGGTATATGCCTCGCACCCTGGGAAACAGTTTTATTCATGTCAACTCGATTGATGCGATGGTGCCGTATGATGAGCCGATTATCACGGTCGAGCCGCCGACAAGCAACGAGGTGCTGCGGAAAATCGGGCAGAATCTGAGCCGGCTGATTGAAGACGGCAGCACGATTGAATGCGGCATCGGTCGAATCCCTCAGGCGATGGCGGAATTTCTCCACGACAAGAAGGAGCTGGGCGTTCATACGGAGATGTTCGGGGACTGGATTATTGAGCTGATCGAATGCGGTGCGGTGACCTGTTCGAAAAAGACCATCAACAACGGCCGGGTGGTGGCCAGTTTCTGTATGGGCTCTCAGCGGCTTTACGACTATATCAACAACAATCCGTTTTTTGAGTTTCATCCGACGGAGTACGTCAACGACCCGTTTGTGATTGCCCAGCATGACAAGATGGTCGGGATTAATGTGGGGCTGGAGATTGATTTGACCGGTCAGGTTTGTGCGGATTCGCTGGGATACCGGTTTTACAGCGGCATCGGCGGGCAGGTGGATTTTATTCGGGGCTGCGCCCGCAGCCGGGGCGGCAAGCCGATTATTGCGATGCCCTCCACGGCCAAAGACGACACCGTTTCCCGTATCGTGCCGGCGCTGACGGAGGGGGCGGGAGTTGTGACCACGCGGGGAGATGTGCATTATGTGGTGACCGAATACGGAATTGCCTACCTGCACGGCAAAAGCATCCGGGAGCGGGCGCTGGCTTTGATTAATATCGCCCATCCGAAATTCCGCAAAGAGCTGATTCAGGCGGCCAAGGCCCGCAAATACATTTCTCCGGACCAGATTGAGATTGAATGGGACAAGGTTCGGTATCCGCAGGAGCTGGAAAAGTATGAGACGCTCAAAGACGGAACGGAAATCTTTCTGCGTCCGGTCAAGCCGACCGACGAGAGTGCCTTGTCGGAGATGCTGTATTCGCTCAGTCCGGATTCGGTGAAGAAGCGGTACTTTACCCATACGAAGACGTTCCCTCATAAGGATGTTCAGAAACTGACCAATGTGGATTATGAGCAGAATCTGGCGATTGTGGGGGTGGTGCCGGGGCCGGAGGGGCAGGAGGAGATTGTGGCGATCGCCCAGTATTTTCTGGACCCCAAGACAATGACGGCGGAAGTGGCCTTTATTGTTCAGGATGAATGGCAGGACAAGGGGATGGGCTCTCTGCTTCTGGAATATCTGGTTCAAATTGCCCGCAAACGCGGCGTTAAGAGTTTTTATGCAACCGTGCTGCCGATGAACAAGGCGATGCTGACGATTTTTTACAATTCCGGTTATAAGATTCATACAAAGTTTGACGGAGAGGCCTACAGCATCACCTTTGATATTCAGTGA
- a CDS encoding acetate--CoA ligase family protein, with amino-acid sequence MTGLERFFEPRSIAIVGASREPGKVGYELFAAMQKAGYPGALYPVNPNASEIGGVPCYPSLKAIGSVPDLVVVAVAAKLVPQVIKECAEIGVQAVIIISSGFKETGPEGARLEQEILQMARAAGIRIIGPNCIGIMVPSRKINASFGGELPEPGNVAYFSQSGSLMAAFVDMARNWGMGFSKLVSIGNKADVDELTLIRALGDDPETAVIAGYLETISDGDAFIKQAERISRRKPILLLKAGFTEAGARAASSHTGRLAEAETAYECVFERAGVIRCESIKHQFYYAQAFAYEPCPAGPRVAVIANAGGAGIMATDAIEREELQLAVFTEQTMRILEQSQQMARAANIRNPIDLLGDALEDRYEFALRTVLDDPNVDSALVLLSPHAMTACVATAEAIVRVAREKPDKPVLACFLGASRVAEALKVLRDGHIPQYDCPESAVRTLKVMTQYHAWRNRPKRVVKLFNVNRRKVERIIERHLRLGQMEVGEMETKEVLEAYGFVTPAGGIATTPEQAASIARQIGFPVVLKVWSPDIIHKTEVGGVKTNITSEQEVMDVFDLMMYRIPKKVPHAHILGISVEQMCNTGKEVILGMTRDPRFGPLMMFGMGGKLVEVLEDVAFYPAPLTAEEAKEMLVRTKTYDILRGARGEEGVDIDAIAEALQRLSQLVTEFPQIKEMDINPFVVGKEGVTPIAVDAMMTLEKR; translated from the coding sequence ATGACGGGTTTGGAGCGTTTTTTTGAGCCCCGTTCTATAGCCATCGTGGGGGCATCGAGGGAACCGGGCAAGGTGGGCTATGAACTGTTTGCCGCAATGCAGAAAGCGGGGTATCCCGGGGCTCTTTATCCGGTCAATCCGAACGCTTCGGAAATCGGGGGAGTGCCGTGTTATCCGAGTTTGAAGGCCATCGGTTCTGTTCCGGATTTGGTGGTGGTGGCGGTGGCGGCCAAACTGGTTCCGCAGGTCATCAAGGAGTGTGCGGAAATCGGGGTTCAGGCAGTTATCATCATTTCATCCGGTTTTAAAGAAACCGGACCGGAGGGAGCCCGTCTGGAGCAGGAGATTCTGCAAATGGCGCGGGCTGCCGGCATCCGCATCATTGGTCCCAACTGCATCGGGATTATGGTGCCGTCCCGGAAAATCAATGCCAGTTTCGGCGGGGAGCTTCCGGAGCCGGGCAATGTGGCCTATTTTTCCCAGTCCGGTTCGCTGATGGCCGCATTTGTGGATATGGCTCGAAACTGGGGGATGGGCTTCAGCAAACTGGTGAGCATCGGCAACAAGGCGGATGTGGATGAATTGACGCTGATTCGGGCGCTGGGGGATGACCCGGAGACGGCGGTGATTGCCGGATATCTGGAGACGATATCGGATGGGGATGCATTCATCAAGCAGGCCGAGCGAATCAGCCGGCGCAAGCCGATTCTGCTTTTGAAAGCCGGCTTTACAGAGGCCGGGGCTCGGGCGGCTTCGTCGCATACGGGACGTCTGGCGGAGGCGGAAACGGCGTATGAGTGTGTCTTTGAGCGGGCGGGCGTGATTCGCTGTGAGTCCATTAAACATCAGTTTTATTATGCGCAGGCCTTTGCGTATGAACCCTGTCCGGCCGGACCGCGGGTGGCGGTGATAGCCAATGCAGGCGGGGCGGGGATTATGGCCACGGATGCCATAGAACGGGAAGAACTCCAGCTGGCGGTTTTTACAGAGCAGACGATGCGGATTCTGGAGCAGTCGCAGCAGATGGCCCGGGCGGCCAATATCCGCAATCCGATTGACCTGTTGGGTGATGCGCTGGAGGACCGGTACGAATTTGCTTTGCGGACGGTGTTGGATGACCCCAATGTGGACAGTGCGCTGGTGCTGCTCAGTCCGCATGCGATGACGGCCTGTGTGGCGACGGCGGAAGCGATTGTCCGTGTGGCCAGAGAGAAGCCGGATAAGCCGGTGCTGGCCTGCTTTTTGGGGGCCAGCCGGGTTGCCGAAGCGCTGAAGGTTCTCCGGGACGGGCATATTCCCCAGTACGACTGTCCGGAAAGTGCCGTTCGCACGCTCAAAGTCATGACACAGTATCATGCCTGGCGGAATCGGCCGAAACGGGTGGTAAAACTGTTTAATGTAAACCGCCGCAAGGTGGAGCGGATTATTGAGCGGCATCTGCGTCTGGGCCAGATGGAAGTGGGGGAGATGGAAACCAAGGAGGTGCTGGAGGCGTACGGATTTGTCACACCGGCCGGCGGAATCGCCACGACGCCGGAGCAGGCCGCGAGCATAGCCAGGCAAATCGGTTTTCCGGTGGTTCTGAAGGTCTGGTCGCCGGATATCATTCACAAAACAGAAGTCGGCGGGGTAAAAACCAACATCACCAGCGAGCAGGAGGTGATGGATGTTTTTGATTTGATGATGTACCGCATCCCCAAAAAGGTCCCGCATGCCCATATTCTCGGCATCAGCGTCGAGCAGATGTGCAACACGGGCAAGGAGGTGATTCTGGGGATGACGCGGGACCCTCGTTTTGGTCCGCTGATGATGTTCGGGATGGGCGGCAAACTGGTGGAGGTACTGGAGGATGTGGCGTTTTATCCGGCGCCGCTGACGGCCGAGGAGGCCAAGGAGATGCTGGTCCGCACCAAGACGTACGATATCCTCCGAGGCGCTCGGGGCGAGGAGGGCGTGGATATTGATGCCATTGCAGAGGCCCTGCAGCGTCTGAGCCAGCTGGTGACGGAGTTTCCCCAAATTAAGGAAATGGACATCAACCCGTTCGTGGTCGGCAAAGAGGGGGTCACGCCGATTGCGGTGGATGCAATGATGACCCTTGAAAAACGCTGA
- a CDS encoding glucose-6-phosphate isomerase has product MSAKNIHFYYKNVCEDILGPEHGITSGQFAELEKKTTPLIERLNQERKSGKTPYRDLPYHPRYPKEVRELAARLQQECENFVVLGIGGSALGNIALQTALNPYLYNLDPKQRKGPRLFVFDNVDPVQFGSFLDWIGDQLNKTVFNVISKSGQTAETAAQFLVIRQMLLERLGPEGYKKQIVATTDPKKGTLRAITDKAGFRALEVPDGVGGRFSVLSPVGLLSAAVCGIDIEALLEGARQMDERVSRTDFFANPAALNAAIQWHYYQRGKRISVMMPYCHALKDLSDWYRQLWAESLGKKTDLDGRAVFVGPTPVNALGTTDQHSQVQLYREGPNDKVFTFLQVKQFQRDVVMGDCPPEAPELGYLARASMAKLLNSEKLATEYALIQDKRPCLTVFFDSVCPETVGQFFYLYEVTTSLAGMLFHINAYDQPAVELGKEATFALMGRSGYEEMAKKIRPFQETDSRYLV; this is encoded by the coding sequence GTGAGTGCGAAGAATATCCATTTTTACTACAAGAATGTTTGTGAGGACATTTTGGGGCCGGAGCACGGAATTACCTCCGGTCAGTTTGCGGAGCTGGAGAAAAAGACGACGCCGCTGATTGAGCGGCTCAATCAGGAGCGCAAAAGCGGCAAGACGCCCTATCGGGACCTGCCGTATCATCCCCGGTATCCCAAAGAGGTCAGGGAGCTGGCGGCCCGGCTTCAGCAGGAATGCGAAAATTTTGTCGTGCTGGGAATCGGCGGCTCGGCGCTGGGCAATATTGCCCTCCAGACGGCGCTGAATCCGTATCTGTACAATTTGGACCCTAAACAGCGCAAAGGGCCGCGTCTGTTCGTATTTGATAATGTGGACCCGGTTCAGTTCGGCAGCTTTCTGGACTGGATTGGAGACCAGCTGAATAAGACCGTCTTTAACGTCATCAGCAAATCCGGTCAGACAGCGGAGACGGCGGCGCAGTTTCTCGTGATTCGGCAGATGCTTTTGGAGCGTCTGGGGCCGGAAGGGTACAAAAAGCAAATCGTTGCCACGACCGACCCGAAGAAGGGAACGCTGCGGGCCATTACAGACAAGGCCGGCTTCCGGGCGCTGGAGGTGCCGGACGGGGTGGGCGGGCGGTTCAGCGTGCTCAGCCCGGTCGGCCTTTTGAGTGCGGCGGTTTGCGGAATTGATATCGAGGCACTGCTGGAGGGGGCCCGTCAGATGGATGAGCGAGTCAGCCGCACGGACTTTTTCGCGAATCCGGCGGCCCTGAATGCGGCAATTCAGTGGCATTATTACCAACGAGGCAAGCGGATTTCGGTGATGATGCCGTACTGCCATGCCCTCAAGGACCTTTCGGACTGGTATCGTCAGCTTTGGGCGGAAAGTCTGGGCAAGAAGACGGATTTGGACGGCCGGGCGGTTTTTGTCGGGCCGACTCCGGTCAATGCTCTGGGGACGACGGACCAGCACAGTCAGGTGCAGCTGTACCGGGAAGGGCCGAATGATAAGGTGTTCACTTTCCTGCAGGTCAAGCAGTTTCAGCGGGATGTGGTGATGGGGGACTGCCCGCCGGAGGCCCCGGAGCTGGGATATCTGGCACGGGCCAGTATGGCCAAACTGCTGAACAGCGAAAAATTGGCGACGGAATATGCACTGATTCAGGACAAGAGGCCATGCTTAACAGTGTTTTTCGATTCAGTATGTCCTGAAACAGTTGGGCAGTTTTTCTATCTCTATGAGGTGACAACTTCGCTGGCCGGTATGCTTTTCCATATTAACGCTTATGACCAGCCCGCCGTGGAATTGGGCAAAGAGGCCACCTTTGCGCTGATGGGACGATCGGGATACGAAGAGATGGCCAAAAAGATTCGGCCGTTCCAGGAGACGGACAGCCGCTATCTTGTGTAA
- a CDS encoding UvrD-helicase domain-containing protein, with protein MNSEQILEGLTESQRRAVLHREGPLLVLAGPGSGKTRVITCRIAMLIHGGVRPSQICAITFTNKAAQEMRQRVLSMGVPAGSHLSTFHSLCVRILRRYGQAAGIEPTFSIYDESDQLRCMKEAVAACQISSSNFSPSRMLSIISRLKNDLEDEEAFAARVNDFFGQTVASIYRKYQEILRRNQALDFDDLLVQTALLMRNFPEIRRELSDRFRYLLIDEYQDTNHAQYQIARGLAAGHGNICVTGDPDQSIYRWRGADIGNILAFERDWPNAAVIKLEENFRSTPNILRRADRLIAGNKKRKAKTLIPTRPEGEDVVIRVCEDEQDEAEQVAADVSGLLNQGVNPQEIAVFYRVNAMSRSVEEAFIRRRIPYQVVRGVEFYARKEVKDFLSYLKLIVNPSDDVAFVRAVSTHSRGIGDKTIERLQEYASRNRLPLLAAAGQAGRIETIASGTRKRLMEFAALFERFRKELDQEASEIMNLVFTESGLSEAYEEAGDEEAIENIDELINAAAEYDRTAENPSLADFLQSIALYSDTDAFDPNAGRVSLMTLHAAKGLEFSCVFIIGLEEGMLPHERSLEGGPDEMEEERRLFFVGMTRAKDRLTISYARHRLLRGQFLRSVPSPFLYEIGFAGETEVRDRSEDWEGTFGLSKAPKSRPEKTAPKFAVNERVEHSKFGRGSVKEFLDLGEDSIVVVRFDSGATKSLMLKYASLVKVR; from the coding sequence ATGAATTCGGAACAGATACTGGAAGGGTTGACGGAATCGCAGCGGCGGGCGGTGCTGCATCGGGAAGGGCCTTTGCTGGTTTTGGCGGGGCCGGGCAGCGGCAAGACGCGGGTGATTACCTGCCGGATAGCGATGCTGATTCACGGCGGCGTGCGTCCGTCGCAGATTTGTGCGATTACGTTTACCAACAAAGCGGCCCAGGAGATGCGGCAGCGTGTGCTGTCGATGGGCGTGCCGGCGGGCAGCCATCTGAGCACCTTTCATTCGCTGTGTGTGCGGATTCTTCGGCGGTACGGGCAGGCGGCGGGGATTGAGCCGACCTTCAGTATTTATGATGAATCCGACCAGCTTCGCTGTATGAAAGAGGCGGTGGCGGCCTGTCAGATTTCCTCGTCGAATTTCTCCCCGTCGCGGATGCTGTCCATCATTTCCCGGCTGAAGAACGACCTGGAGGATGAGGAGGCGTTTGCGGCCCGCGTGAACGACTTTTTCGGGCAGACGGTCGCCTCGATTTATCGAAAATATCAGGAGATTCTGCGCCGCAACCAGGCCCTCGATTTTGATGATTTGCTCGTGCAGACGGCCCTGCTGATGCGGAACTTTCCCGAGATTCGCCGGGAGCTGTCGGACCGGTTTCGCTATCTGCTGATTGACGAGTATCAGGATACCAACCATGCCCAGTATCAGATAGCCCGCGGGCTGGCCGCCGGACACGGAAATATCTGCGTGACAGGGGACCCGGACCAGTCGATTTACCGCTGGCGGGGGGCGGATATCGGCAACATTCTGGCGTTTGAGCGGGACTGGCCGAATGCGGCGGTGATTAAGCTGGAGGAAAACTTCCGTTCGACGCCGAATATTCTGCGCCGAGCGGACCGGCTGATTGCGGGCAACAAGAAACGGAAGGCCAAAACGCTGATTCCGACTCGTCCGGAAGGGGAGGACGTGGTGATTCGGGTCTGCGAGGATGAACAGGATGAGGCGGAGCAGGTGGCCGCGGATGTTTCCGGTCTGCTCAATCAGGGGGTTAATCCGCAGGAAATTGCGGTCTTTTACCGGGTGAATGCGATGAGCCGCTCCGTAGAGGAGGCGTTTATCCGCCGGCGGATTCCCTATCAGGTGGTGCGGGGGGTGGAGTTTTATGCCCGAAAGGAAGTGAAGGATTTTCTCAGTTATCTGAAGCTGATTGTCAATCCGTCGGATGATGTGGCGTTTGTGCGGGCGGTCTCCACGCACAGCCGCGGAATCGGGGACAAGACGATTGAGCGTCTGCAGGAATATGCCTCCCGGAATCGTCTGCCGCTTTTGGCGGCGGCCGGACAGGCCGGACGCATTGAGACGATTGCCTCCGGCACGCGCAAACGGCTTATGGAGTTTGCCGCTCTTTTTGAACGGTTTCGGAAAGAGCTGGACCAGGAGGCGTCGGAAATTATGAACCTTGTGTTCACGGAAAGCGGTCTGTCGGAGGCGTATGAGGAGGCGGGGGATGAGGAGGCGATTGAGAATATCGACGAGCTGATTAATGCGGCGGCCGAGTATGACCGCACGGCGGAAAATCCGTCGCTGGCCGATTTTCTCCAGAGCATCGCCCTGTACAGCGATACCGATGCGTTTGACCCGAATGCCGGACGGGTGTCCCTGATGACGCTGCATGCCGCCAAAGGACTGGAGTTTTCCTGTGTGTTTATCATCGGTCTGGAGGAAGGGATGCTGCCGCATGAGCGTTCGCTGGAAGGCGGGCCGGATGAGATGGAGGAGGAGCGGCGGCTGTTTTTTGTCGGGATGACGCGGGCCAAGGACCGGCTGACCATCAGTTACGCCCGCCATCGGCTTTTGCGAGGGCAGTTTCTGCGGTCGGTTCCTTCGCCGTTTCTGTATGAAATCGGTTTTGCCGGGGAAACAGAGGTTCGGGACCGCTCGGAGGACTGGGAAGGAACTTTCGGCCTCTCCAAAGCGCCGAAGAGCCGACCGGAAAAAACGGCGCCGAAATTTGCCGTTAATGAACGGGTGGAGCATTCCAAGTTCGGTCGGGGCAGCGTGAAGGAATTTCTGGACCTGGGCGAGGACAGCATCGTTGTGGTGCGTTTTGATTCGGGGGCGACCAAGTCTCTGATGCTCAAATACGCGTCGCTTGTGAAAGTTCGATAA